One part of the Vitis riparia cultivar Riparia Gloire de Montpellier isolate 1030 chromosome 15, EGFV_Vit.rip_1.0, whole genome shotgun sequence genome encodes these proteins:
- the LOC117932116 gene encoding dynamin-related protein 1E has product MTTMESLIGLVNRIQRACTVLGDYGGGDNTFSSLWEALPSVAVVGGQSSGKSSVLESIVGRDFLPRGSGIVTRRPLVLQLHKTESGQQEYAEFLHLPKRRFTDFALVRKEIQDETDRITGRTKQISNVPIHLSIYSPNVVNLTLIDLPGLTKVAVEGQPETIVEDIENMVRSYVEKPNSIILAISPANQDIATSDAIKLAREVDPSGERTFGVLTKLDLMDKGTNALEVLEGRSYRLQHPWVGIVNRSQADINKNVDMIVARRKEREYFATSPDYGHLASKMGSEYLAKLLSKHLETVIRARIPSITSLINKSIDELESEMDHLGRPIAVDAGAQLYTILELCRAFDRIFKEHLDGGRPGGDRIYGVFDNQLPAALRKLPFDRHLSLQNVRKIVSEADGYQPHLIAPEQGYRRLIEGSLNYFRGPAEASVDAVHFVLKELVRKSIGETQELKRFPTLQAEISAATGESLERFRDDSKKTVIRLVEMEASYLTVEFFRKLPQEVEKVGNPAGGNPAASTVDRYTEGHFRRIASNVSSYVNMVSDTLRNTIPKAVVHCQVREAKQSLLNLFYTQIGKKEGKQLSQMLDEDPALMERRQQCAKRLELYKAARDEIDSVSWVR; this is encoded by the exons ATGACTACCATGGAGAGCTTGATCGGACTAGTCAATCGGATCCAGAGAGCGTGTACTGTTCTCGGCGATTATGGCGGTGGCGACAACACCTTCTCTTCTCTATGGGAAGCGCTTCCCTCTGTCGCTGTTGTTGGAGGACAG AGTTCTGGCAAGTCTTCGGTTTTGGAGAGCATCGTGGGGCGAGATTTTCTTCCAAGGGGATCAG GTATTGTGACGAGGCGGCCTTTGGTGTTGCAGCTGCACAAGACAGAAAGTGGACAACAGGAGTATGCGGAATTCCTTCACTTGCCAAAACGGAGATTTACTGATTTTG CCCTGGTTCGCAAAGAAATTCAGGATGAAACTGATAGAATAACTGGGAGGACAAAACAGATATCAAATGTTCCTATTCATCTTAGTATCTACTCTCCAAATG TTGTCAACTTAACCTTGATTGATTTACCTGGTTTAACAAAGGTTGCTGTGG AGGGACAGCCTGAAACTATTGTTGAAGACAttgaaaacatggttaggaGTTATGTGGAGAAG CCTAACAGCATTATATTAGCAATATCTCCAGCCAATCAAGACATAGCAACATCCGATGCTATCAAACTTGCTAGGGAAGTGGATCCTTCAG GTGAAAGGACATTTGGGGTGTTGACAAAGCTGGATTTAATGGATAAAGGAACAAATGCGTTGGAG GTTCTTGAAGGAAGATCCTATCGGCTGCAACATCCTTGGGTTGGAATTGTGAATCGCTCACAAGCTGATATCAATAAAAATGTGGACATGATTGTTGCAAGGCGCAAGGAGCGTGAGTATTTTGCAACTAGTCCAGATTATGGACACTTGGCCAGTAAAATGGGTTCCGAATATCTTGCAAAACTTCTTTCAAAG CATTTGGAGACTGTAATCAGGGCTAGAATACCCAGTATCACGTCCTTAATAAACAAAAGCATTGATGAACTTGAGTCAGAGATGGACCATCTTGGTAGGCCTATTGCTGTTGATGCAGGG GCCCAATTATACACTATCTTGGAACTTTGCCGTGCATTTGACCGTATATTCAAGGAGCATCTGGATGGAGG ACGACCAGGAGGTGATAGGATTTATGGAGTTTTTGACAACCAGCTCCCTGCTGCTTTGAGGAAACTTCCATTTGACCGACATCTTTCTCTGCAGAATGTACGGAAAATTGTTTCAGAGGCAGATGGTTACCAACCACACTTGATTGCCCCTGAACAAGGTTATCGTCGCCTTATTGAGGGGTCGCTGAATTATTTTAGGGGCCCAGCTGAAGCTTCAGTGGATGCT GTTCACTTCGTCTTGAAGGAACTTGTGAGGAAGTCCATTGGAGAAACTCAG GAGTTGAAGCGTTTCCCAACTCTGCAAGCTGAAATATCTGCTGCTACTGGTGAATCCTTGGAAAGGTTCCGTGACGACAGTAAGAAGACAGTTATTCGGTTGGTGGAGATGGAAGCTTCATACCTGACAGTGGAATTCTTCCGGAAACTTCCCCAGGAAGTGGAGAAAGTAGGAAATCCAGCTGGAGGTAATCCAGCTGCCTCAACTGTAGACCGGTATACAGAGGGGCACTTCAGGAGGATAGCATCAAATGTGTCCTCTTATGTGAACATGGTGTCTGACACACTCAGGAATACGATCCCCAAGGCTGTGGTACATTGTCAAGTTAGGGAGGCCAAACAATCTTTACTCAACCTTTTTTACACACAAATTGGGAAGAAAGag GGTAAGCAGCTTTCACAGATGTTAGATGAGGACCCGGCATTAATGGAGAGGAGGCAACAATGTGCAAAAAGACTTGAACTATACAAGGCGGCAAGGGATGAGATTGATAGTGTATCATGGGTCCGATGA
- the LOC117932117 gene encoding haloacid dehalogenase-like hydrolase domain-containing protein Sgpp isoform X1: protein MPSLLSSNFFLTTHLHKHPHFSLNFSGFYPTSHHPPRTTISCSAHSSKCSLSFLAPLEAILFDIDGTICDSDPLHYYAFRDMLQEVGFNGGVPITEEFFIETISGKHNVNLATILFPDWEPQRSQKFLEDKEAYFRRLASEQLQPMHGLHKLCKWVEEQGLRRAAVTSAPRSNVELLIPMLGLSDFFETIVIGSDCERVKPFPDPYLKALQALKVSHKHTFVFEDSVSGIKAGVAAGMPVVGLAKRNPEKLLAAAGASFVIDDFDDPKLWGVLEELQRKPEVTTAT from the exons ATGCCATCCCTCCTCTCCTCCAATTTTTTCCTCACAACCCATCTTCACAAACACCCACATTTCTCTCTAAACTTCTCTGGATTCTACCCCACCTCCCACCACCCTCCTAGGACCACCATTTCCTGTTCAGCTCACAG CAGCAAGTGTTCACTCTCTTTTCTTGCTCCTCTAGAAGCAATACTATTTGACATCGATGGAACAATATGTGATTCAGATCCTCTCCATTATTATGCCTTTCGTGACATGCTTCAAGAg GTAGGTTTCAATGGAGGAGTCCCCATCACTGAGGAATTCTTTATTGAGACTATTAGTGGCAAGCACAATGTGAATCTCGCCACCATCCTCTTTCCTGATTGGGAACCCCAAAGAAGCCAAAAATTCTTGGAGGATAAGGAAGCCTATTTTCGGAG ATTGGCATCAGAACAACTACAACCCATGCATGGGCTGCACAAGTTGTGCAAATGGGTTGAAGAACAGGGCTTGAGACGGGCTGCCGTGACAAGCGCTCCAAGATCAAATGTTGAGCTCTTGATCCCAATGTTGGGCCTGTCAGATTTCTTCGAGACTATTGTTATTGGGAGCGATTGTGAGCGAGTGAAACCGTTCCCTGACCCCTACCTGAAAGCTCTCCAAGCACTTAAAGTGTCCCATAAGCACACTTTTGTGTTTGAG GACTCTGTTTCAGGGATAAAGGCAGGGGTGGCTGCTGGGATGCCAGTAGTGGGCTTAGCCAAAAGGAACCCCGAAAAACTACTGGCAGCAGCCGGGGCCTCTTTCGTCATTGATGATTTTGACGACCCAAAATTGTGGGGCGTGTTGGAAGAGCTACAACGCAAGCCAGAGGTAACAACAGCTACTTAG
- the LOC117932117 gene encoding haloacid dehalogenase-like hydrolase domain-containing protein Sgpp isoform X2, producing MPSLLSSNFFLTTHLHKHPHFSLNFSGFYPTSHHPPRTTISCSAHSKCSLSFLAPLEAILFDIDGTICDSDPLHYYAFRDMLQEVGFNGGVPITEEFFIETISGKHNVNLATILFPDWEPQRSQKFLEDKEAYFRRLASEQLQPMHGLHKLCKWVEEQGLRRAAVTSAPRSNVELLIPMLGLSDFFETIVIGSDCERVKPFPDPYLKALQALKVSHKHTFVFEDSVSGIKAGVAAGMPVVGLAKRNPEKLLAAAGASFVIDDFDDPKLWGVLEELQRKPEVTTAT from the exons ATGCCATCCCTCCTCTCCTCCAATTTTTTCCTCACAACCCATCTTCACAAACACCCACATTTCTCTCTAAACTTCTCTGGATTCTACCCCACCTCCCACCACCCTCCTAGGACCACCATTTCCTGTTCAGCTCACAG CAAGTGTTCACTCTCTTTTCTTGCTCCTCTAGAAGCAATACTATTTGACATCGATGGAACAATATGTGATTCAGATCCTCTCCATTATTATGCCTTTCGTGACATGCTTCAAGAg GTAGGTTTCAATGGAGGAGTCCCCATCACTGAGGAATTCTTTATTGAGACTATTAGTGGCAAGCACAATGTGAATCTCGCCACCATCCTCTTTCCTGATTGGGAACCCCAAAGAAGCCAAAAATTCTTGGAGGATAAGGAAGCCTATTTTCGGAG ATTGGCATCAGAACAACTACAACCCATGCATGGGCTGCACAAGTTGTGCAAATGGGTTGAAGAACAGGGCTTGAGACGGGCTGCCGTGACAAGCGCTCCAAGATCAAATGTTGAGCTCTTGATCCCAATGTTGGGCCTGTCAGATTTCTTCGAGACTATTGTTATTGGGAGCGATTGTGAGCGAGTGAAACCGTTCCCTGACCCCTACCTGAAAGCTCTCCAAGCACTTAAAGTGTCCCATAAGCACACTTTTGTGTTTGAG GACTCTGTTTCAGGGATAAAGGCAGGGGTGGCTGCTGGGATGCCAGTAGTGGGCTTAGCCAAAAGGAACCCCGAAAAACTACTGGCAGCAGCCGGGGCCTCTTTCGTCATTGATGATTTTGACGACCCAAAATTGTGGGGCGTGTTGGAAGAGCTACAACGCAAGCCAGAGGTAACAACAGCTACTTAG